In one window of Episyrphus balteatus chromosome 3, idEpiBalt1.1, whole genome shotgun sequence DNA:
- the LOC129913386 gene encoding maltase A1-like, giving the protein MAAICLILIAIAFLPANNLACKAPDINETKKDWWQTAQFYQIYPRSFMDSNGDGIGDLNGITSKLEYLQEIGATAAWLSPIFKSPMVDFGYDISDFYEIQPEYGTIDDLRKLIVKAKSLGLKIILDFVPNHSSNENEWFKKSVKRERGYEDFFVWHDGYENPNGGKRLPPSNWLQSFRGSAWEWNDDRKQFYLHQFAVQQPDLNYRNPLVVEEMKRVLRFWLDVGVDGFRIDAVPNLFEALPNNTGHYPDEPISGNTDDKDNSEYLNHIYTQNQPETLDMVYQWRTVMDDYQRIHGGETRVLLIETYSPAWFTMQLYGTSSRQGAHLPFNFNLIRMLTKGFKATDLEKSIAAWLDNMPAGKTANWVTGNHDNRRVASRYGIQVADTLNMLVMILPGASITYQGEELGMIDGEISWTDTKDPAACNSNPQIYENFTRDPARTPFQWDSSRNSGFSTAAKTWLPLASGYETTNVEEERKITKSHLNIYKALVNLRKSSKLLQNGKYRFKALHEDVFILERSLASGEKLIFLANVGGSPFTVDLRVFDVTLPETLKTSIINVQSNKGDGVVLSSGNIELIAYEALVLVKS; this is encoded by the exons ATGGCTGccatttgtttaattttaattgcaattGCATTTTTACCTGCTAATAATCTAGCCTGTAAGGCTCCCGatataaatgaaacaaaaaaagattggTGGCAAACTGCtcaattttatcaaatctaTCCTCGATCTTTTATGGATTCCAATGGCGATGGAATTGGTGATTTAAATGGAATAACCTCAAAATTGGAATATCTTCAAGAAATCGGCGCAACAGCTGCATGGCTTTCTCCCATTTTCAAATCACCCATGGTTGACTTTGGTTATGATATCtcagatttttatgaaattcaaccCGAGTACGGAACAATCGATGATTTAAGGAAACTAATCGTCAAAGCGAAATCACTtggattaaaaattattttggattttgtGCCAAACCATTCCAGTAATGAAAACGAATGGTTTAAGAAATCCGTCAAACGGGAGAGAGGCTATGAGGACTTTTTCGTTTGGCATGATGGCTATGAGAACCCGAATGGAGGAAAACGACTGCCACCAAGTAATTGG CTTCAGTCTTTTAGAGGATCAGCTTGGGAATGGAATGATGATAGAAAACAATTCTATCTACATCAATTTGCAGTTCAACAACCGGATTTGAACTATCGCAATCCATTGGTTGTTGAAGAAATGAAGCGAGTTTTGCGCTTTTGGTTGGACGTCGGTGTTGATGGTTTTCGAATAGATGCGGTTCCAAATTTATTTGAGGCTTTACCTAACAATACTGGACATTATCCTGACGAGCCAATCAGTGGAAATACTGATGATAAAGATAATAGTGAATATTTGAACCATATTTATACTCAAAACCAGCCAGAAACTCTTGACATGGTATATCAATGGCGTACCGTAATGGATGACTATCAACGAATTCACGGTGGTGAGACCAGAGTTTTGTTAATTGAAACTTACTCACCTGCTTGGTTCACTATGCAATTGTATGGAACCAGCTCTAGACAGGGTGCACATTtaccatttaattttaatttgattcgAATGTTAACAAAGGGATTCAAAGCAACAGATCTAGAAAAAAGTATTGCTGCTTGGTTGGATAATATGCCTGCAGGAAAAACAGCTAATTGGGTT ACAGGAAATCATGATAATCGACGTGTTGCAAGTCGATATGGAATTCAAGTAGCTGATACCTTAAATATGTTAGTTATGATACTTCCAGGTGCAAGTATTACCTATCAG GGTGAAGAACTTGGAATGATCGATGGTGAAATATCTTGGACTGATACCAAGGATCCAGCTGCATGCAATTCTAACCCACAGATTTATGAGAATTTTACAAGAGATCCAGCACGAACACCTTTTCAGTGGGATAGTAGTAGAAATTCTGGTTTCTCTACTGCTGCAAAAACCTGGCTTCCACTTGCTTCAGGTTATGAAACAACAAATGTTGAAGAAGAACGAAAGATAACTAAAAgccatttaaatatttacaaagCTTTAGTTAATCTTCGAAAATCAAGTAAATTACTTCAAAATGGAAAATACCGATTTAAGGCTCTACATGAAGATGTATTTATACTGGAGAG atCATTAGCCAGTggtgaaaaattaatattcttaGCAAATGTTGGCGGCTCTCCATTTACAGTCGATTTGAGAGTCTTTGATGTTACACTACCGGAAACTCTGAAGACCTCAATCATTAATGTGCAGTCAAACAAAGGCGATGG agTTGTCTTATCATCGGGAAACATAGAACTCATCGCATATGAAGCCTTAGTTTTAGTAAAATCCTAA